The following coding sequences are from one Chloroflexota bacterium window:
- a CDS encoding DUF2680 domain-containing protein, which translates to MRFNWKRFGTIAAVLALVGLFVFNTVAFAQGPTNDSPVWQRRGGPGYGMQVKGQWGGPQNSPVAVTAEILGMDRTELVAELQDGKSIADIAGDQLDEIIDALLAKRQAILDKAVEDGRITQEQADAILETMKTNLTERLSQPFTPRGFNDQHAGRGAGPGFVDADGDGVCDHFVDEDGDGVNDLRGTFHMGRGRMGGRR; encoded by the coding sequence ATGAGGTTCAACTGGAAGCGTTTCGGGACGATCGCGGCGGTTTTGGCTCTGGTAGGCCTGTTCGTGTTCAACACGGTGGCCTTTGCTCAGGGGCCGACGAACGACTCGCCGGTGTGGCAGCGCAGGGGCGGCCCCGGATACGGCATGCAGGTGAAGGGTCAGTGGGGCGGCCCGCAGAACTCGCCGGTCGCCGTCACGGCGGAGATCCTGGGCATGGACCGCACGGAGCTGGTTGCGGAGCTGCAGGACGGTAAGTCCATCGCCGACATCGCGGGCGACCAGCTGGATGAGATCATCGACGCCCTCCTGGCCAAGCGCCAGGCTATCCTGGACAAGGCCGTGGAGGACGGGCGCATCACCCAGGAGCAGGCGGACGCCATCCTGGAGACGATGAAGACCAACCTCACCGAGCGGCTGAGCCAGCCCTTCACACCTCGAGGCTTCAATGATCAGCATGCTGGTCGGGGCGCGGGGCCCGGCTTCGTGGACGCCGACGGTGACGGGGTGTGCGATCACTTCGTCGATGAGGACGGTGACGGCGTGAACGACCTGCGAGGCACCTTCCACATGGGTCGAGGCCGGATGGGTGGTCGCCGGTAA